The following is a genomic window from Corvus hawaiiensis isolate bCorHaw1 chromosome 5, bCorHaw1.pri.cur, whole genome shotgun sequence.
tttccaaataataGTGGTCTCATAGTCTTGACAAAAGCTTAAAGGCTGAGATCTTCTTCCTGTTAAATATAATAGAGAGAGTGCTGGAACCCGTGGACCAAATATATTGCATATGTTAATGTGATGTTTTATAGTGATACTACTGATCTCCCTCTTCCTTATGTTGCATTGTTTATTTTGCTTGATTGACATTCTGTTTTATTAGGATGAAGTGAATTATTTATGTGCTTGTCCACATACATAGAAGCTATTACACTGTGATATTAATAGAAgagaaagtaattaattttgctgCCACAGATTGTTTTGACTTCATTACTTTGAGAACATGTGAAGCATAAATCACATCTTGTTATGACTTAATGTTCAAGACTGTTTGTATCTGAAATGTTGGCATTGATTAGAAAAGAACTTCCTTCTGTATGTCAGGAATTTCCGTGCTaacttaaaaattcttttatttaagAACAAACAAATAGTTCTGTGTTTCTAGTAACCATTGTATCCACAGTCTGTTTCCCTGCTATTCACATATGAATGGCACTTGCAGTGTTTCATGTTATCTTGTCCTGAGTAGAGGGCTATATTTGAACTGAAATCATACTCTGCTGCTCAGTACTGTTATCAAGTATCTTGTTTGGCTTATAAATATCTTCCTTAAGTGTAAAATTTTTCATGACATGGGAGAAATATCATGAACTCTTTAGGTTTTGATGCATAGCAGGTAATTATATGAATTTGGAAACATATTGAATGAGAGCAAATGTTAAAGGATTATTTGATTTGGTATGTTTTAGAGTTATTGATTGTATGTGCAGAATACAATCAGTGGTATATTAACAGTAGACTTGCACTCTGTAGTTCAGCTGTAGTCCACTAATAGTTCAATTATTAGTTCATTGTATTTCAATGATCAGTGAATTGTAACTGACTtaatcttctgctttttattctttagTGCTGCAAGTTGATTGACTAAGAACATGGACTATAACACAGATGCAGTTGCTTGAACATCATTTCTTCCAAAGCTTATATTCTGCAGATTGGTGGCCTGAATGATTggttgattgattgattgattgataaGCAACATACACAAGACTAATACCAAGAAAACATTCTGTCTGTTGCTGCTGTGTTTAATGAAACTGGTGCAGAGTTGCTTCTTCTGAAATGCAGTtgaaaaaaatgagggaaatttTACCAAGATTGTACCCGGGCCAAATTAACGATGAAAATAATTCCTTAACTACATCGCCAAAGCAATCTTCTGATGATAAAACAAATCCATCAAAAGGGGCAGATGACCAAAACTGCTGTTACCAAGGAACTGAGGCTGAGAACAGTAAGTTGTCACTGATAAGCTGTATAAAATGCAGAAGTGTTCAGAAAATTTCAGTGCAAGATATAGAAAAGCATAAGAAGCTTGAGTGGACTGAAGACAAAAATTTCATCTGCAAGAAGTGCAGTCATATTAAACCACCAGCTTTCGATTTTGTTCCTGAGGGTGCCAATGCTGCAAACTATGAAAAACGTGAAAGAAAAACCCCTAgtaaaacccagaaaacatttaaagtaaaaaattttCTGCCAGGTAAATACTACTGTGATAAATGCAGATTTTCAACAAAGGATCCTTTACAGTATAAAAAGCATGTAGGGCAACATGAGGAAATAAAGTTTCTTTGTTCCCACTGTAGTTATGTATCCTACACCAAAGGAGAATTCCAGAGACATTTGGTGAAACACACTGGAACTTTTCCATATCAGTGTGAATACTGTGAATATGGTGCTGTTAGGCATGACTATATAGTTAAACATACGAGAAGAGTACATGAAACACCCAGAAAACGGCTGTCAAATACTCTCATAAACCACAAGCAAAAGAAGCAGAGTCAAAGCACTTTatgtaaaaagcagaaatacaataaaattCCTTTCCAGGATGAACTTTCAAATTTGTCTTCAAATATGGTTTGTGAGATTCCAGGTAAACCAACTAAAACAGTCTGCTCGTCTCAAAATGTAGAATGCAGCATAAACACATCATCAGTCCAGGATAAGACAACATTGGAGCCATCTGAAATGAGTGTATGTGAGAATCAAAGTGTGGAGGTTGAGGTTTATTCCCCAAAAACAGAGCCTTTACAACCTGGGATGCCTTTAACAGTAATTGCACCATCTGAACTTGTAGTTCCTTCTAACTGTTTAGCTCAGATAGTAGAGCTTAAAATAGTGAATGGAGCACAACAGCTGGTTCTTAAACTAATTCCTATGAAAGAAACAACTTACAAGTCTGTGAACTGTGCTGAAGAAGAACTTGAGAATCAAGGTACAGAACgatctgcagaaataaaaaaaacatcTGTGTCTCAAAATGAGTTACTTACCATGGAAGTGAATGTAAACAAATTATCCAGTGTTAGTAACCAGCTTAATGTGGATAGTACGTATGACAAGAATTCTGaatgtttttgttcttcttATTCTCAACTCTCAGACTGTAGCTCTGTATCTATACAGAGGGAAGACACATCAAAATTATGCTTTCATTTGGTGAAAGGTATTGATGTCCATTCAGGTGTTATAGAACTTTGTTCTCCATCTCTGGTGATGAacagtactgaaaaaaaaagtgatcttAAATCCTCAAGGGGGAAAgtagatggaaaaaataatttacattgtGATCTGTATTGTTATGAAGAAGGTCAGGATATATACCGTCCAAAATATGCTTCTGTTTCTGAAGGTAAAAGTTCCAAGAACATTTCAGTAGAAGCTGCTCAGGAGGGCAAAAATTTTTCTGCAGTCCATAAAGAAAAGGATACACTGTCTGTGAAGAGGGTTGACAAAGAATGTAGGAGTCTACCAGTCAGCTCTACCGAAGCACATTTAGCTGGAAAGGGTTCTCATAAAAAACCTGTTATATCTTCTGAGGCAGGAAAAAACTTTCATGTTACTAAAACTCCACCTTTTGAGGATAGAACTTTCGGCTTTAGCAAAGTAAAGAGAGATGAAACGATAAGTCAAAAGAATAGTCGTCTTCTGGAATCACTAGAACTAcagaagatggaaaataaaggcaaaccTTTTGAAGGACCTGTTATTTCATCTGTATTTTCCCTTAGCTCTGGGGCTGAAAATGTTCCAGAGGATGTCAGATGGGATGACACAACACGCAGGAAGAAATCAGCAACATTGCTGTGTAGAAAGATTGCTCAGCTCATGTCTGCTGCTGAACCTAACATGAAATCCTTGAGATGTCAAGCTTCTAATAAAAAGTTGCTTTTGCCTCAAGAAAGTTCAGCAAGCTGTGAGAGAGTTGTTTGTGCCACTGAAGTGGAACAACCTGCGAATTTGTCTCCAGTGCATGGTGGAAGAAGTGTGATCAGTAGTGAACAACACAGTGAAGATCAGCTCTTTACATTTGCAAGAACTTCTAAAAACAGGGTAACTAAAAATTCCCATGTTGCTTCCCCAGTGTTTATCCCCAAAGGGACAATGCTGAGAGTGCTGAATGCTACTAGCAGTCAAAGCTCATACGGAATAGAAAACAGGAGTGAAATATCAGCTCCTGTGCATTGCAATGAAATGTTTCTGCCTCGCCCAGTCCCTGTCAGTGTTTCTGAGACACTTAGCAGTAATTTCCCATGTTTGCCTAATCAGAGCGAGCCAAATGCTGAGTCCCGAACTATATCACTCAGGCAAAGACCAAAGCGAGAGGCAAGtgttaaaaataacagcaaGCAAACTGCTGCACcatttcagaaaagcagtgaTGTCAGCAAGCAAAGCAAGCCCTATTCAAAAAGTCAACTAGGTCCCAAAAATAAGGCAAAACAAGCAAACTTCAGAGAACTTCCTAAGAGGAAAACAAGAGCTCAGTCGGAAACCACTTCAAGTTCTGATATGTCGTGCCTGTTGACAGCAAGGCGTCTGCGACTTGTTCCTCTGAAAACAAATCAGTTGATAAAATGCCCTCGTCGTAACCAGCCAGTTGTGGTACTAAACCATCCTGATGTTGATTCACCAGAGATAATTAATGTCATGAAGACTATCAACAAGTATAAAGGTCAAGTCCTGAAAGTAGTTCTATCAGAAAGGACAAGTAGTTGTCTTGGTGTCAAACGTTATCGAAAGCGTCTTACTCTTCAGAATGTTGAGATGGGAAACCAAGCAAAAAAGCAGAGTATGCTAAAAATGAAGCTAAAAAAGACCCATAAAAACAACTACCAAGTGGTGGAAAGTTCACCAGCTGAAGCACTTCAGTGTCTGTTTAAGTGTTGGTTTTGTGGAAGAGTATATATGGACCAAGAAGAATGGATAAGTCATGGACAGAGGCACTTAATAGAGGCAACCAAGGGTTGGGATGTTCTTTCTCTTCAAGCAAAAAGACATTAAGTGAGAGACTAGGGGAggtttctcttcttgtttttctagTGAGTGCCACTAACTTGCTTGGAATGGAGGATTGAAATAACTGCTTTATTTTGCCAAAAATCCTCTACTGTTAGCAAAGTGAAGACGAGAGTAGAGGTACGGAGAGAAGTTGATAGTGAGGATTAAGCACTACTTTGCACTCTTGTGTTTGAAATTTATACTGGAGGTCAGCTTCATCTGTTCCATAGGAGAAATTTGAAGATTTGCTATGCAAACATCTTTCTCGTTACCTTAGGATACTGTGCTTTATGTGGTTTGTGCTAGGTCTGTATGGATTAAAGTCTTAGATGAT
Proteins encoded in this region:
- the ZNF518B gene encoding zinc finger protein 518B, with product MQLKKMREILPRLYPGQINDENNSLTTSPKQSSDDKTNPSKGADDQNCCYQGTEAENSKLSLISCIKCRSVQKISVQDIEKHKKLEWTEDKNFICKKCSHIKPPAFDFVPEGANAANYEKRERKTPSKTQKTFKVKNFLPGKYYCDKCRFSTKDPLQYKKHVGQHEEIKFLCSHCSYVSYTKGEFQRHLVKHTGTFPYQCEYCEYGAVRHDYIVKHTRRVHETPRKRLSNTLINHKQKKQSQSTLCKKQKYNKIPFQDELSNLSSNMVCEIPGKPTKTVCSSQNVECSINTSSVQDKTTLEPSEMSVCENQSVEVEVYSPKTEPLQPGMPLTVIAPSELVVPSNCLAQIVELKIVNGAQQLVLKLIPMKETTYKSVNCAEEELENQGTERSAEIKKTSVSQNELLTMEVNVNKLSSVSNQLNVDSTYDKNSECFCSSYSQLSDCSSVSIQREDTSKLCFHLVKGIDVHSGVIELCSPSLVMNSTEKKSDLKSSRGKVDGKNNLHCDLYCYEEGQDIYRPKYASVSEGKSSKNISVEAAQEGKNFSAVHKEKDTLSVKRVDKECRSLPVSSTEAHLAGKGSHKKPVISSEAGKNFHVTKTPPFEDRTFGFSKVKRDETISQKNSRLLESLELQKMENKGKPFEGPVISSVFSLSSGAENVPEDVRWDDTTRRKKSATLLCRKIAQLMSAAEPNMKSLRCQASNKKLLLPQESSASCERVVCATEVEQPANLSPVHGGRSVISSEQHSEDQLFTFARTSKNRVTKNSHVASPVFIPKGTMLRVLNATSSQSSYGIENRSEISAPVHCNEMFLPRPVPVSVSETLSSNFPCLPNQSEPNAESRTISLRQRPKREASVKNNSKQTAAPFQKSSDVSKQSKPYSKSQLGPKNKAKQANFRELPKRKTRAQSETTSSSDMSCLLTARRLRLVPLKTNQLIKCPRRNQPVVVLNHPDVDSPEIINVMKTINKYKGQVLKVVLSERTSSCLGVKRYRKRLTLQNVEMGNQAKKQSMLKMKLKKTHKNNYQVVESSPAEALQCLFKCWFCGRVYMDQEEWISHGQRHLIEATKGWDVLSLQAKRH